The nucleotide sequence GTCAACTCATCAGCAGCGTGCAGCAAACCACTTATAAATATACTTTTCAACTCAGTTGAAACTGATGCTATTCCTTCGTCTTTCTAGGGAGAGTGGAAGATCCTTATCAAGTGACTGCGACCATTCAGAACTTGAGAAGCAGTTGGCAGAGTCGGAAAGGAAGGCTAAAGGTCTTGAGAAGGAGCTTAGTAACCATATGAACAAACCAAGGGAAGTGCAAAAGGTTGGTAGCCATTTATCGGGTCTATCCAAAAAATAATCTTCTAGTACCATTTTGTAAACCGGTATTTAACTCCTACTGATGAACATTTTCCTCATCATTTCCTTCCCAGGTCAAGCAAACATCGTGCAACCATGAGGAATTGATCACCCAGTTGAAATATGAGATAAACGGTCTTGAAGGCGACCGGGCCGCGTTACTCCTCGAGAATGAGGACCTGACGAAGAGTGTTGCTGGTTTGTTGACGGAGCTGAGTCTGAAAGAGGCAAACTGGTGTGAGAAGGAGGAAGAGTTGAATCAAAAGGTATGGTTACTACACAGGGTGGCCCGATGAGCTTGGATGtgacatgataatgatattgagtTCAGAGTTGAACATCAACGGGTACATTAAGACCTTTTATTAGGCAATTTGTAACATGATGTAAGAGAAAACTAGAGTGTtggaggaaacctacactgtcAGTGTTGCCGTCTCTATCACATGAAGGCTTGTCCTGGGACGGGAACTAACCCATGACTACCAAGGGGGGGTGGATTTTCAAACATTGGCCTTACCACTCTGCAACCTCAAGGTCTACAGCATGAGTCCTCCTTTTGCATGTTTCCGtcagggagtaagtatgtatggaGAGAAATGGCCTGAGTATGTCCGGCAGGGAACAATGAATGAATGGGAACATTCTTCAATCAAGAATTGGAACTTGTTCTTTTCCAGTTGAAGCAGCAGTGGGGTGATAAGTACAGGCAGTGGATGGAAGAGACTGAGAAGAAGCTGTTTGAACTACAGCAGGCTAATCAGTTGATGTAAGTTGGCAGTTGGGGTGAATTGTGCTCAAGGGCGTGTGGGTTGAACCATGCCACAATGATGTCGAGTTATTCATTGTCCCTTCGTGGAACTACTTCAAAAAGTGGAAACCAGCAGCTGGACTTCCGTGCCCTGAATCAAATGGTTTCCAATTCATGCTTGACCATTCCATTTCTGACTGTCTTTTACTGAGCTTGACagtcgtcatcattatcattgtcatagGCTTCTTGGTCCATTTTCAGATCTTTGCCACATGATTTAGTCCACTTTAGGTCACAGATTTACTCCCTTTGTGTGGGGTCTTTAGCCTGCCATGGCATTAGGCACTCAGTTACAGAGAACCTTTCTTTAAGGACTGTCAAGGGCAGGGAA is from Lineus longissimus chromosome 18, tnLinLong1.2, whole genome shotgun sequence and encodes:
- the LOC135502412 gene encoding uncharacterized protein LOC135502412 isoform X1 — translated: MATKQGSAGSGAKPKMTDYRAENALLKTRVKELESEVGHCKQRLDELRKAKNTTILKREREIVNVSGPGLGRRESGRSLSSDCDHSELEKQLAESERKAKGLEKELSNHMNKPREVQKVKQTSCNHEELITQLKYEINGLEGDRAALLLENEDLTKSVAGLLTELSLKEANWCEKEEELNQKLKQQWGDKYRQWMEETEKKLFELQQANQLMRTLLKKPKPGDDSGGAAP
- the LOC135502412 gene encoding myosin-2 heavy chain, non muscle-like isoform X2 yields the protein MATKQGSAGSGAKPKMTDYRAENALLKTRVKELESEVGHCKQRLDELRKAKNTTILKREREIVNVSGPGLGRRESGRSLSSDCDHSELEKQLAESERKAKGLEKELSNHMNKPREVQKQTSCNHEELITQLKYEINGLEGDRAALLLENEDLTKSVAGLLTELSLKEANWCEKEEELNQKLKQQWGDKYRQWMEETEKKLFELQQANQLMRTLLKKPKPGDDSGGAAP